One part of the Anopheles coustani chromosome 2, idAnoCousDA_361_x.2, whole genome shotgun sequence genome encodes these proteins:
- the LOC131266522 gene encoding ras-related protein Rab-8A yields MALDFAATYKVLVLGDSNVGKTCIVHRYCDERYYDTYISTIGIDFKQKLINLDGVPIKLQIWDTAGQERFRTLTTAYYRGAMGILLMYDVTSLESFNNLSYWLRNIQENAAPDVVKVLAGNKCECNPPQRAVDKERGEKIAENFDMPFFEVSCKQNINIEEAFLTLARKIREQREHRGENFDDGDRQKGLQDMIKNGPGSNGLGPFTLGSGGEGGRCSC; encoded by the exons ATGGCACTAGACTTTGCGGCCACATACAAGGTGCTCGTGTTGGGCGACTCGAACGTGGGCAAGACGTGCATCGTTCATCGGTACTGTGACGAGCGGTACTACGATACCTACATTTCAACGATCG GAATCGATTTCAAACAGAAGCTCATCAACCTGGACGGGGTACCGATCAAGCTGCAGATCTGGGACACGGCCGGCCAGGAACGGTTCCGCACGCTGACGACGGCTTACTACCGCGGGGCCATGGGCATCCTGCTGATGTACGACGTGACCAGCCTGGAATCGTTCAACAACCTGTCCTACTGGCTACGAAACATCCAAGAG AACGCAGCGCCGGACGTGGTGAAGGTGTTGGCGGGAAACAAGTGCGAATGCAATCCACCACAACGTGCCGTCGACAAAGAACGAGGCGAAAAG aTTGCAGAGAACTTTGATATGCCCTTCTTTGAGGTGTCCTGCAAGCAGAACATCAACATCGAGGAAGCTTTCCTGACGCTGGCCCGCAAGATCCGCGAGCAAAGAGAACACAGG GGTGAAAACTTCGACGATGGCGATCGCCAGAAGGGTCTGCAGGATATGATCAAGAACGGACCCGGCTCGAACGGTCTCGGACCGTTTACGTTAGGCAGCGGAGGCGAAGGAGGCCGTTGTTCGTGCTAA